Proteins from a genomic interval of Toxotes jaculatrix isolate fToxJac2 chromosome 5, fToxJac2.pri, whole genome shotgun sequence:
- the LOC121181726 gene encoding CD59 glycoprotein, translated as MKRCLGLFLLVWFGMLHLGSGLRCYKCSDYTGRCQNVQECTFEDSCVSLSERGGKTIRQCIRYTDCDNSRLSQMFPAISGFTYRCCTSNLCNSGNAVTTATPILALVGSLLSVWWHWM; from the exons ATGAAGCGCTGCCTCGGACTCTTCCTGCTGGTTTGGTTTGGGATGCTTCATTTGG gatCTGGACTTCGCTGCTACAAGTGCTCTGATTACACCGGGCGCTGTCAGAATGTCCAGGAGTGCACGTTTGAGGACTCCTGTGTATCTCTGAGTGAAAGAG GTGGGAAGACCATCCGTCAGTGCATCAGGTACACAGACTGCGACAACTCTCGTCTCTCCCAGATGTTCCCGGCAATCTCCGGCTTCACTTACCGCTGCTGCACCAGCAACTTGTGCAACTCTGGCAATGCTGTCACCACAGCAACGCCCATCCTGGCCCTGGTGGGGTCCCTGCTGAGTGTTTGGTGGCACTGGATGTGA
- the kcnj11l gene encoding potassium inwardly rectifying channel subfamily J member 11, like, producing the protein MLARKGLLPDGFLLTRLAEDQNQPNRSRSKSQRARFITKTGSCNVAHKNIREQGRFLQDVFTTMVDLKWQHSLLIFTSAFLCSWMLFAMIWWLLAFAHGDLEPRDPSSEPGPVPCVTAIHSFTSAFLFSIEVQVTIGFGGRMVTEECPLAITVLIIQNILGLIINAVMLGCVFMKTAQANRRAETLIFSRNAVIAPRNGRPTFMFRVGDLRKSMIISATVQLQVIRRTVTAEGEVIPVCQLDIQVENPLRSNGIFLVSPLIISHTMERGSPLYELSAQSLASEDLEIIVILEGVVETTGISMQARTSYTPEEILWGQRFVSIITEEDDRYCVDYSKFGNTVPIRMSSLSAKELDQIRGVQEGGSDIQLQGWGLVRAGRGGFRRGGRACDSSTPQPWYTQSEKAEREVDQKGQKKTVHLEVIGRQIEEDGLGDMSN; encoded by the exons atgttGGCCAGAAAGGGCCTCCTGCCGGACGGCTTCCTGCTGACCCGTCTAGCCGAGGACCAGAACCAGCCGAACCGCAGCCGCTCCAAATCTCAGCGAGCCCGCTTCATCACCAAGACCGGATCCTGCAACGTGGCTCACAAAAACATAAGGGAGCAG GGTCGGTTCCTGCAGGATGTTTTCACCACCATGGTGGATCTGAAGTGGCAGCACTCCCTCCTCATCTTCACCTCGGCCTTCCTCTGCTCCTGGATGCTCTTTGCTATGATCTGGTGGCTCCTGGCCTTTGCCCATGGAGACCTGGAGCCTCGTGACCCCTCCAGCGAGCCTGGCCCTGTCCCCTGCGTCACTGCCATCCACTCCTTCACCTCCgccttcctcttctccattGAAGTCCAG GTGACCATCGGTTTTGGTGGCAGGATGGTGACGGAGGAGTGTCCTCTGGCCATCACCGTGTTGATCATCCAGAACATTTTAGGGCTCATCATCAACGCCGTGATGCTCGGCTGTGTCTTCATGAAGACGGCCCAAGCCAACCGGCGAGCAGAGACGCTCATCTTCTCCAGAAACGCCGTCATTGCTCCTCGAAACGGCCGGCCCACCTTCATGTTCCGAGTCGGAGACCTGAGGAAAAGTATGATCATCTCTGCCACTGTCCAGCTGCAG GTGATCCGGCGGACAGTGACGGCTGAGGGCGAGGTGATCCCGGTGTGTCAGCTGGACATCCAGGTGGAGAACCCTCTGAGGAGTAATGGCATCTTCCTGGTTTCTCCTCTAATCATCAGCCACACCATGGAGAGAGGGAGTCCTCTGTACGAGCTCTCCGCCCAGTCGCTGGCCTCCGAGGACCTGGAGATCATCGTCATCCTGGAAG GTGTGGTGGAGACAACAGGGATCAGCATGCAGGCCCGGACCTCCTACACTCCCGAGGAGATCCTGTGGGGGCAGCGCTTTGTCTCCATCATAACAGAGGAGGACGATCGGTATTGCGTAGACTACTCCAAGTTCGGCAACACAGTTCCCATCCGGATGTCGTCTCTCAGCGCCAAAGAGCTGGACCAGATCAGAGGAGTCCAGGAGGGAGGGTCTGACATCCAGCTGCAGGGATGGGGGTTGGTCCGGGCCGGCAGAGGAGGTTTCCGCAGAGGAGGACGGGCCTGCGACAGCTCCACCCCTCAGCCCTGGTACACCCAatcagagaaagcagagagagaggtggaccAAAAAGGGCAGAAGAAGACGGTGCATCTGGAGGTGATTGGACGACAGATTGAAGAGGACGGACTGGGAGACATGAGCAACTGA